A window from Fragaria vesca subsp. vesca linkage group LG5, FraVesHawaii_1.0, whole genome shotgun sequence encodes these proteins:
- the LOC101293886 gene encoding 40S ribosomal protein S7-1-like — protein MFTARKKIHKDKDAEPSEFEESVAQAFFDLENTNQELKSDLKDLYINSAALVDVAGNRKAVVIHVPFRLRKAYRKIHVRLVRELEKKFSGKDVILIATRRIVRPPKKGSAAQRPRTRTLTAVHEAVLEDVVLPAEIVGKRIRYRLDGSKIMKVFLDPKERNNTEYKLESFSAVYRKLSGKDVVFEYPITEA, from the exons ATGTTCACTGCAAGGAAGAAGATCCACAAGGATAAGGATGCTGAACCTTCTGAGTTTGAGGAGTCTGTTGCACAG GCGTTCTTTGATCTGGAGAATACCAACCAAGAGCTGAAAAGTGACTTGAAGGACTTGTACATCAACTCTGCAGC TCTTGTTGATGTTGCTGGAAATCGGAAGGCTGTTGTTATCCATGTTCCTTTTAGATTGAGGAAGGCTTACCGCAAGATCCATGTTAGGCTTGTCAGGGAGCTTGAGAAGAAGTTCAGTGGAAAG GATGTTATTCTGATTGCCACCCGTAGGATTGTGAGGCCTCCCAAAAAAGGCTCTGCTGCTCAACGTCCACGCACTCGCACCCTGACTGCTGTTCATGAGGCAGTATTGGAGGATGTTGTTTTGCCTGCTGAAATTGTTGGCAAGCGCATCAGATATCGCCTTGATGGTTCCAAGATCATGAAG GTTTTCCTCGACCCGAAAGAGCGCAACAACACTGAGTATAAGCTGGAGAGCTTTTCTGCAGTTTACCGAAAGCTTTCAGGAAAAGATGTTGTTTTTGAATATCCCATCACTGAGGCCTAG
- the LOC101294178 gene encoding transcription factor TT2-like: MSTNTKSFSSSSSEDDNELRRGPWTLEEDTLLIQYIARHGEGRWNLLANRAGLRRTGKSCRLRWLNYLKPDVKRGNLTPEEQLMILDLHSKWGNRWSKIAQYLPGRTDNEIKNYWRTRVQKQARHLKIDTNSTEFQNIIRCFWMPRLLQKIGDQNQLASSHQHSITAPSPQLQFTHEQGAVNMSGYEYNLDIEKQNTECILPSELPMETPNTSQFSEYHTSSPFGGAMVHNDHNVYTNDHDMEVSNFGNSAAAESYYVPESESNWLETDFSCSMWNMDELLQRC; the protein is encoded by the exons ATGTCTACTAACACTAAAAGCTTCAGCAGCAGTTCCAGTGAAGATGACAATGAACTTAGGAGAGGGCCATGGACTCTTGAAGAAGACACTCTTCTGATTCAATACATAGCTCGTCATGGTGAAGGCCGATGGAATCTGCTAGCAAATCGTGCAG GATTGAGAAGAACTGGGAAGAGTTGCAGATTGAGATGGTTAAACTATCTGAAACCAGATGTTAAGCGTGGAAACCTTACTCCAGAAGAACAGCTCATGATTCTTGACCTTCACTCCAAGTGGGGAAATAG GTGGTCGAAAATTGCGCAATACTTACCTGGAAGAACAGACAATGAAATCAAGAACTACTGGAGAACTAGAGTGCAGAAACAAGCAAGACATCTTAAGATTGATACCAACAGCACAGAGTTTCAGAATATCATTAGGTGCTTTTGGATGCCTAGATTGCTGCAGAAGATAGGAGACCAAAACCAATTAGCTTCTTCTCATCAGCATTCAATAACAGCACCATCACCACAACTGCAATTTACTCATGAGCAAGGAGCTGTTAACATGAGCGGATATGAATACAACTTGGACATCGAAAAGCAGAACACAGAATGCATTTTGCCATCAGAGTTACCAATGGAGACGCCAAACACTTCTCAATTTTCAGAATATCATACTTCTAGTCCTTTTGGTGGAGCCATGGTGCACAATGATCACAATGTATACACCAATGACCATGACATGGAAGTCTCCAACTTTGGGAATTCTGCTGCTGCTGAAAGTTACTATGTGCCAGAAAGTGAAAGCAACTGGCTTGAAACTGATTTTTCATGTAGCATGTGGAACATGGATGAATTATTGCAAAGGTGTTAG
- the LOC101313422 gene encoding uncharacterized protein LOC101313422, with translation MNKNKSSGETAKLDPSPTALVKVSNESETTVTALSKKVRSILLLNVITVVYASNFTFVKEVESVMDPATFSVVRFAMSAVPFIPFVIRARGDVDTRNAGIELGFWVSLGYLMQALGLLTSDAGRASFLSMFTVIIVPLLDGMLGAAVPAHVWFGAFMSIVGVGLLESSGSPPNVGDLLNLLSAVFFGVHMLRTEHISRNAKRENFLPMLGYEICVVASLSTIWYLIGAWSGGGLHDFNPSLWTWDMFWEWMLVFPWIPALYTGIFSTVLCLWVEMVAMRNVSATETAIIYGLEPVWGAGFAWFLLGETWGSTGLIGAALVLVGSLTVQIFGSTSPTEPSKDEMKLTFPVDKYNGLSATSVIVRSEKDTPGLRN, from the exons ATGAACAAGAACAAATCTTCAGGCGAGACTGCAAAATTGGATCCGAGTCCAACCGCATTAGTCAAAGTCTCAAATGAAAGTGAAACAACGGTTACAGCCCTGAGCAAGAAAGTTAGGAGCATCCTTCTGCTCAATGTAATCACTGTTGTCTATG CGAGTAACTTCACGTTTGTGAAAGAGGTGGAATCTGTGATGGACCCGGCGACATTTTCTGTTGTGCGGTTTGCCATGTCTGCTGTTCCATTCATCCCTTTTGTTATCAGAGCAAGAGGTGACGTTGATACTCGGAATGCAGGGATTGAGTTGGGGTTCTGGGTTAGTCTAGGGTACCTTATGCAGGCATTAGGACTGTTAACATCGGATGCTGGTCGCGCATCGTTTCTTTCTATGTTCACT GTGATTATTGTTCCCTTGCTTGATGGTATGTTAGGAGCAGCAGTCCCTGCTCATGTCTGGTTTGGTGCCTTCATGTCTATTGTAGGAGTTGGGCTGCTGGAATCCAGTGGATCTCCCCCAAAT GTTGGGGATTTGCTGAACTTGTTGAGCGCGGTGTTTTTTGGGGTTCATATGCTTAGAACAGAGCATATATCAAGAAACGCAAAGAGAGAAAACTTCTTGCCTATGCTTGGATATGAG ATATGTGTTGTTGCTTCCTTATCAACCATATGGTATCTCATTGGAGCATGGTCTGGTGGCGGCCTCCACGACTTTAACCCATCATTGTGGACATGGGACATGTTCTGGGAGTGGATGCTTGTGTTTCCATGGATACCTGCACTGTACACAGGCATATTCTCCACTGTGTTATGCTTATGGGTAGAG ATGGTCGCAATGCGCAATGTATCAGCCACAGAGACGGCAATAATTTATGGTTTAGAGCCTGTCTGGGGTGCAGGTTTCGCATGGTTTCTCCTTGGCGAAACATGGGGTTCTACTGGCTTGATTGGTGCTGCTCTTGTGCTAG TTGGAAGCTTAACAGTCCAGATATTTGGATCAACATCTCCAACAGAGCCTTCAAAAGATGAAATGAAACTCACTTTCCCAGTAGATAAATACAACGGCTTATCTGCCACGTCCGTTATAGTTCGTTCTGAAAAGGACACTCCTGGTCTGCGGAATTAA
- the LOC101294469 gene encoding transcription factor BEE 3-like codes for MAQFTGDLKPSFPFLDIQPNHIELLNQYADQVNHLGVLDYSSLNHFQGCLPFSSDNFFGNNKGPEFPGSLVENFPAGFVQQNSSSNNINSSSNNNNNNLQNDEASAAQCLIPAQNHEFQESKKRIAMEMSESSSVVSNPPVPKTGIKGKNSLGRGKRVKTSSEEEDEKPREVVHVRARRGQATDSHSLAERVRRGKINERMRCLQDIVPGCSKTMGMAVMLDEIINYVQSLQNQVEFLSMKLTAASSFHDFNSETEDAMETMQRAKELEIVKIEAGYGGVVDSSFQYSSTNYWSL; via the exons ATGGCTCAGTTCACAGGAGATTTGAAGCCTTCATTTCCTTTCTTAGACATTCAGCCAAACCATATTGAACTTCTAAACCAGTATGCAGACCAAGTCAATCACCTTGGTGTTTTGGACTACTCAAGCTTGAATCATTTTCAAGGCTGCTTGCCTTTTTCAAGTGACAATTTTTTTGGTAACAACAAAGGACCTGAATTTCCAGGAAGCTTGGTTGAAAACTTTCCGGCTGGTTTTGTTCAACAGAATAGCAGCAGCAACAACATCAACAGCAGCAGCAACAACAACAACAACAACTTGCAGAATGATGAGGCCTCAGCTGCTCAGTGCCTCATCCCCGCTCAAAACCATGAATTCCAAGAAAGCAAGAAGAGAATTGCAATGGAGATGTCAGAGAGCAGTTCTGTAGTCTCCAATCCCCCAGTTCCGAAAACTGGGATCAAGGGAAAAAAT AGCTTGGGAAGAGGAAAAAGGGTGAAAACCAGTAGTGAGGAGGAAGATGAGAAACCAAGGGAAGTGGTACATGTTAGAGCCAGGAGAGGCCAAGCCACTGATAGCCACAGCTTAGCAGAAAGG GTTAGAAGAGGAAAAATCAATGAAAGAATGAGATGCTTGCAAGATATTGTCCCAGGTTGCTCTAAG ACTATGGGAATGGCGGTAATGCTAGACGAGATAATTAACTATGTGCAGTCCTTGCAGAACCAGGTTGAG TTCCTGTCTATGAAGTTAACTGCAGCAAGCTCTTTCCATGACTTCAACTCAGAGACAGAAGATGCTATGGAAACAATGCAG AGGGCAAAAGAGTTGGAGATAGTGAAGATAGAAGCAGGATATGGAGGAGTAGTTGATAGTAGCTTCCAGTATTCCTCAACTAATTATTGGTCTCTCTGA